A window of the Mesorhizobium opportunistum WSM2075 genome harbors these coding sequences:
- a CDS encoding SgcJ/EcaC family oxidoreductase: MSVTNGKPEHVAAAFANAWNRHDMDEFASLFASDANFVNVVGVWWKNRSEIEAAHRATHDTMFRDSRLEGDVSSVVELAQGLASIHYSWTLTGASAPDGTPVGIRKGILLLIVQEGRSGWRIKVAQNTDIVPAIIAPAA; encoded by the coding sequence ATGAGCGTGACGAACGGCAAGCCCGAGCATGTCGCTGCCGCTTTTGCGAACGCTTGGAACCGGCACGACATGGATGAGTTCGCATCTCTGTTCGCTTCCGATGCTAATTTCGTCAACGTCGTAGGTGTCTGGTGGAAGAACCGGTCCGAAATCGAAGCAGCGCACCGAGCCACTCATGACACCATGTTTCGGGATAGCCGCCTGGAAGGCGATGTCTCGTCGGTTGTGGAATTGGCTCAGGGGCTTGCTTCCATTCACTACAGTTGGACCCTAACGGGAGCATCTGCTCCGGACGGAACCCCGGTCGGGATCAGGAAGGGCATATTGCTTCTGATCGTCCAAGAAGGGCGGTCGGGATGGCGCATCAAGGTGGCTCAGAACACGGATATTGTTCCTGCCATCATCGCCCCTGCAGCTTGA